The proteins below are encoded in one region of Engraulis encrasicolus isolate BLACKSEA-1 chromosome 1, IST_EnEncr_1.0, whole genome shotgun sequence:
- the LOC134461147 gene encoding inositol 1,4,5-trisphosphate receptor-interacting protein, translating to MPDGLLRVFVLVAGLLLPKEHTDILEHSDDLTMGMQEREGVLQRERDRLEHELVHHQDQKTDDFPQPLDPNMELNITDQSGHDMQHTVDTASFSAEPEEGKETEEETNRELESADQDISQGEDTLQLKEEQSEPAAQDVSQGEDTLQLKEEEPAVGVIEEEVEEGDHQSSKPEDHDFSQEASPLEEEEDTLESLSEEEDGSSVSLGKEEEEEKEEEMTEQSSKPEDQNVSQRAQQHEEEGDPLDGLSDQLPPQEEVTSSDHQGPVTAEVSTAAIAEEEYDNTVKTIPPDYVVKEQPPHNDLHPEVNELFDNVEAPAVEGNEQPFHHGGKEFKVNAEHEHEHSHDVETQENVVVNDDSGKQKHMTRPSIKSKQQTPSGSDYMWYLYNAYSVISIICLIVGYLRPRASRDQEVAREAPSKQQHALLLCDPKVTNPIPIPAKIHVPDQATLTGFYERYVRVPPNESQRVQEFVEGFADDLLAVMRETSGGGTGAEEGDLEVEDFVEVGSLYESWAAGRPLTCDLWVTLTPRRPYSFQVEPLSTEKRKKGGRKGASSIDLDLLNGYYRRVRVLKGGRGSVTNGCPCSQTGSDNDIMCLLHTNDQREDEKEAVAVDAINGPLCCDDTPYLSRVAVAKWFRSAVRNAWEQTSHKYELELSFQSWESLSVMRVRFRSGKAIHFTLTPVVRIKDTDVCLVSCLGPKKEPDSAPDAQWPVSFARYERSLLRYLGKRLPQNACHLRCLQTLSFLNKKQTELSGLSGLSSHHLKTVLLHLLLQTHQQQQPAAMGGWGSEHFAERLREALDFLKTSLQNRWLGHTLVGNPLVPPEVGLPAHWGRSEPLNVLRPLLMSQGQGQGQGHYHQQQHHYAKMGKHLEEMLKNMPVLIKEYMDQGGKSRVEPSS from the coding sequence ATGCCGGACGGTCTTCTGCGCGTGTTTGTGTTGGTGGCAGGCCTGCTCCTCCCTAAGGAGCACACGGACATTCTGGAACACAGTGATGACCTCACAATGGGAATGCAGGAACGCGAAGGGGTGCTGCAGAGGGAGCGAGATAGGCTCGAGCACGAGCTGGTGCATCATCAGGACCAGAAAACCGATGATTTCCCCCAACCATTGGATCCGAACATGGAACTGAACATTACAGATCAGTCTGGGCATGACATGCAGCACACAGTGGATACAGCAAGCTTTTCAGCAGAAcctgaggaggggaaagagactGAGGAAGAGACGAACAGAGAGTTGGAGTCTGCAGACCAGGACATTTCACAAGGGGAAGATACTCTCCAGCTCAAAGAAGAGCAGTCTGAGCCTGCAGCCCAGGACGTTTCCCAAGGGGAAGACACTCTTCAGCTGAAGGAGGAGGAGCCAGCAGTGGGTGTcattgaggaggaggtggaggagggtgacCATCAGTCTAGTAAGCCTGAAGACCACGACTTTTCGCAGGAAGCTTCACCacttgaggaagaggaggatacatTAGAAAGTCTgagtgaggaagaggatgggTCATCAGTGAGTCTTGgtaaggaagaagaggaggaaaaggaggaggaaatgaCTGAACagtctagtaagccagaagaccAGAACGTTTCCCAAAGAGCTCAACAGCATGAAGAAGAGGGGGACCCACTAGATGGTCTCAGTGATCAGCTCCCACCTCAGGAGGAAGTGACTTCATCAGACCATCAGGGCCCTGTAACAGCTGAGGTGTCAACGGCAGCAATTGCAGAGGAGGAATATGACAACACGGTCAAAACTATACCCCCTGACTATGTAGTGAAAGAGCAACCACCTCACAATGACTTGCATCCTGAGGTGAATGAACTTTTTGACAATGTGGAGGCACCAGCAGTAGAGGGCAATGAGCAACCATTTCACCATGGTGGCAAAGAGTTCAAGGTCAACgcagaacatgaacatgaacattctCATGATGTAGAGACACAGGAGAACGTGGTAGTTAATGATGACAGTGGAAAGCAGAAACATATGACACGACCAAGCATCAAGTCAAAACAGCAAACACCCTCAGGTAGTGATTACATGTGGTATCTCTACAATGCCTACTCTGTCATCTCTATTATCTGCCTCATTGTCGGATATCTACGTCCTCGCGCTTCACGGGATCAGGAAGTGGCCAGAGAAGCTCCCTCAAAACAACAACATGCCCTTCTCCTCTGTGACCCCAAGGTCAcaaaccccatccccatcccagccAAGATCCATGTCCCAGATCAGGCCACTCTCACTGGCTTCTATGAACGCTACGTCCGTGTCCCGCCCAACGAGAGCCAGAGGGTGCAGGAGTTCGTCGAAGGGTTCGCGGACGACCTGCTCGCAGTCATGAGGGAAACGTCCGGCGGCGGTACGGGGGCAGAGGAAGGAGACCTGGAAGTGGAGGACTTTGTGGAGGTGGGCAGCCTTTACGAGTCCTGGGCGGCCGGAAGGCCCTTGACCTGTGACCTCTGGGTGACCTTGACCCCTCGCAGGCCGTACAGCTTTCAGGTGGAGCCTCTGTCGACGGAAAAGCGGAAGAAAGGTGGCAGGAAGGGAGCATCCtccattgaccttgaccttcttAATGGCTACTACAGGAGAGTGAGGGTGCTGAAAGGGGGACGGGGAAGTGTGACAAACGGATGTCCGTGCAGTCAGACTGGTAGCGACAACGACATAATGTGTCTGCTCCACACAAACGACCAGAGGGAGGATGAAAAGGAAGCAGTCGCAGTCGACGCCATCAACGGGCCACTTTGCTGCGACGACACCCCTTACCTGTCCAGAGTCGCCGTAGCCAAGTGGTTCCGGTCGGCCGTTCGGAACGCATGGGAGCAGACGTCACACAAGTATGAGCTGGAGCTGTCGTTCCAAAGCTGGGAATCTCTGTCGGTGATGAGGGTTCGCTTCCGTTCCGGCAAGGCGATCCATTTCACCCTCACGCCTGTGGTGCGGATTAAAGACACAGACGTTTGTTTGGTGTCCTGCCTGGGCCCAAAGAAGGAACCGGACAGTGCGCCGGATGCCCAGTGGCCCGTCTCGTTCGCCCGCTACGAGAGGAGCCTGCTGAGGTACCTCGGAAAACGCCTTCCGCAAAACGCCTGCCACCTCCGCTGCCTGCAGACCCTGTCCTTCCTGAACAAGAAACAGACGGAGCTGTCGGGCCTCTCAGGCCTCTCTAGCCACCACCTGAAGACCGTCCTGCTCCACCTGCTGCTGcagacacaccagcagcagcagcctgcagCAATGGGGGGTTGGGGCTCGGAGCACTTCGCCGAAAGGCTGCGTGAGGCGTTGGACTTCCTCAAGACGAGCCTCCAGAACAGGTGGCTTGGTCACACGCTCGTCGGCAACCCTCTGGTTCCCCCAGAGGTCGGGCTTCCGGCACACTGGGGTCGGTCAGAGCCCCTGAATGTGCTACGGCCCCTCTTGATGAGTCAAGGTCAGGGTCAAGGTCAGGGTCATTATCATCAACAGCAGCATCACTATGCCAAGATGGGGAAGCACCTTGAGGAGATGCTGAAGAACATGCCTGTGCTGATAAAGGAGTACATGGACCAAGGCGGAAAGTCAA